From the genome of Papaver somniferum cultivar HN1 chromosome 2, ASM357369v1, whole genome shotgun sequence, one region includes:
- the LOC113351943 gene encoding F-box protein CPR1-like, translating to MYYSVGYASILTASASLSSTTCKCAGAVLMDNPVKENNRGGVCAFVNGAPRGLLNNGALHWPWATATGGIRKHIVAFDISNEKFRILPFPEDVMLRPNNRCKLRVLGDSLCLVCLVPGLPVDVWVMQNYGVRESWTKKFTSTQFLQPSLANWSLKNGEILIQLQLDFALYDQKKNRIRILEFNGIDRFNYLLQSESYMESLVPLYSGTYTTS from the exons ATGTATTATTCCGTAGGTTATGCTTCGATATTAACAGCGTCAGCATCATTATCGTCAACAACATGCAAGTGTGCCGGAGCTGTTCTAATGGATAATCCAGTGAAAGAAAATAATCGAGGTGGAG TTTGTGCGTTTGTAAATGGTGCTCCAAGAGGTTTGCTTAATAATGGTGCTCTTCATTGGCCATGGGCTACTGCCACCGGTGGAATCCGTAAACACATAGTTGCTTTTGATATTAGCAATGAGAAGTTCAGGATTTTACCTTTTCCAGAAGATGTTATGCTACGTCCAAACAATCGTTGTAAGCTTAGGGTTTTGGGTGATTCCCTTTGCTTAGTTTGTCTAGTCCCTGGTCTTCCAGTTGATGTATGGGTCATGCAAAATTATGGAGTGAGAGAATCTTGGACTAAGAAATTCACCAGTACCCAATTTCTTCAACCGTCATTGGCGAATTGGTCTTTAAAAAATGGAGAGATTCTAATACAACTTCAACTAGATTTCGCTTTATATGACCAAAAGAAGAACAGGATTAGGATTCTGGAGTTCAATGGCATTGACAGGTTCAACTATCTTCTTCAATCGGAGAGTTACATGGAGAGCTTAGTTCCCCTATATTCCGGTACTTACACCACAAGCTAG
- the LOC113349106 gene encoding uncharacterized protein LOC113349106 isoform X3: MMEILRSSTHSNKTDKGKDKVVENPPPPASSDHQKQKVGTFFYRPFLSTILVPSLSIGKNNANSNGKQEIAQVPGGDDEEYRQHSEVVGTFFIAPSCLRSWFHHCQLEKIMRTAMVNKRLHRYLVVMMKNTGSPLKLVMTCTYDSLCLCTQHTHVKILFLSFDIY; this comes from the exons ATGATGGAGATCTTAAGAAGCAGTACTCATTCTAATAAAACTGATAAAGGAAAAGACAAagttgtcgaaaatccaccaccaccagcatcaTCCGATCATCAAAAACAGAAAG TGGGAACTTTTTTTTATCGCCCCTTCTTGTCTACGATCCTGGTTCCATCACTGTCAATTG GAAAAAATAATGCGAACAGCAATGGTAAACAAGAGATTGCACAGGTAcctggtggtgatgatgaagaatacAGGCAGCACTCTGAAGTTG TGGGAACTTTTTTTATTGCTCCTTCTTGCCTACGATCCTGGTTCCATCACTGCCAATTG GAAAAAATAATGCGAACAGCAATGGTAAACAAGAGATTGCACAGGTAcctggtggtgatgatgaagaatacAGGCAGCCCTCTGAAGTTGGTAATGACCTGTACATACGACTCACTATGTTTATGCACACAGCACACACATGTCAAAATTTTATTTCTTAGTTTTGATATTTATTaa
- the LOC113349106 gene encoding uncharacterized protein LOC113349106 isoform X1 translates to MMEILRSSTHSNKTDKGKDKVVENPPPPASSDHQKQKVGTFFYRPFLSTILVPSLSIGKNNANSNGKQEIAQVPGGDDEEYRQHSEVGKDKVVENPPPPASSDHQKQKVGTFFIAPSCLRSWFHHCQLEKIMRTAMVNKRLHRYLVVMMKNTGSPLKLTRQFMFLVETTNYTKH, encoded by the exons ATGATGGAGATCTTAAGAAGCAGTACTCATTCTAATAAAACTGATAAAGGAAAAGACAAagttgtcgaaaatccaccaccaccagcatcaTCCGATCATCAAAAACAGAAAG TGGGAACTTTTTTTTATCGCCCCTTCTTGTCTACGATCCTGGTTCCATCACTGTCAATTG GAAAAAATAATGCGAACAGCAATGGTAAACAAGAGATTGCACAGGTAcctggtggtgatgatgaagaatacAGGCAGCACTCTGAAGTTG GAAAAGACAAagttgtcgaaaatccaccaccaccagcatcaTCCGATCATCAAAAACAGAAAG TGGGAACTTTTTTTATTGCTCCTTCTTGCCTACGATCCTGGTTCCATCACTGCCAATTG GAAAAAATAATGCGAACAGCAATGGTAAACAAGAGATTGCACAGGTAcctggtggtgatgatgaagaatacAGGCAGCCCTCTGAAGTTG ACGAGGCAATTTATGTTCCTGGTAGAAACGACCAACTATACGAAGCACTAA
- the LOC113349106 gene encoding uncharacterized protein LOC113349106 isoform X2 → MMEILRSSTHSNKTDKGKDKVVENPPPPASSDHQKQKGKNNANSNGKQEIAQVPGGDDEEYRQHSEVGKDKVVENPPPPASSDHQKQKVGTFFIAPSCLRSWFHHCQLEKIMRTAMVNKRLHRYLVVMMKNTGSPLKLVMTCTYDSLCLCTQHTHVKILFLSFDIY, encoded by the exons ATGATGGAGATCTTAAGAAGCAGTACTCATTCTAATAAAACTGATAAAGGAAAAGACAAagttgtcgaaaatccaccaccaccagcatcaTCCGATCATCAAAAACAGAAAG GAAAAAATAATGCGAACAGCAATGGTAAACAAGAGATTGCACAGGTAcctggtggtgatgatgaagaatacAGGCAGCACTCTGAAGTTG GAAAAGACAAagttgtcgaaaatccaccaccaccagcatcaTCCGATCATCAAAAACAGAAAG TGGGAACTTTTTTTATTGCTCCTTCTTGCCTACGATCCTGGTTCCATCACTGCCAATTG GAAAAAATAATGCGAACAGCAATGGTAAACAAGAGATTGCACAGGTAcctggtggtgatgatgaagaatacAGGCAGCCCTCTGAAGTTGGTAATGACCTGTACATACGACTCACTATGTTTATGCACACAGCACACACATGTCAAAATTTTATTTCTTAGTTTTGATATTTATTaa
- the LOC113351944 gene encoding uncharacterized protein LOC113351944 translates to MKIAIKHGIIEFVAECLEQFDYLVWRKIANQTMIQMAIAERNDIIVSMLCDFGDTYGEKFSLLSETDGNKNTILYYAAKLAPPIQLDLVSGVALQIQRELQWYKGVESIMPKNDKFKRNKEGHTAQVVFTKEHKDLLNEGEVWMKDTSGSCMIVGALIATVAFAAAFTNNQMHSCGGANNNFRGGRSRGYNSGRGGGRSRSFTGNYGYHIFFKYGHSAAECRHRRNFSYQGHVAPQNLSAMMPYGPYSAGILGENPWYFDVGATNPLTSNMNNLHMSAP, encoded by the exons ATGAAGATAGCTATAAAGCATGGAATCATAGAATTTGTAGCCGAGTGTCTTGAACAGTTCGATTACCTGGTTTGGCGGAAGATAGCAAATCAAACAATGATACAAATGGCTATAGCAGAGCGTAACGACATAATAGTGAGTATGTTATGCGATTTTGGTGACACATACGGAGAAAAGTTTAGCCTGCTTTCTGAAACAGATGGTAACAAGAATACCATCTTGTATTATGCTGCCAAGTTAGCACCTCCTATTCAACTCGATTTGGTATCTGGTGTAGCTCTTCAGATTCAACGAGAATTACAATGGTATAAG GGTGTAGAAAGCATTATGCCAAAAAATGATAAGTTCAAGAGAAATAAGGAAGGACATACGGCTCAAGTTGTATTTACAAAAGAACACAAAGACTTACTAAACGAAGGGGAGGTTTGGATGAAAGATACATCCGGATCGTGCATGATAGTGGGTGCCCTCATTGCTACAGTAGCATTTGCAGCTGCTTTCACT AACAATCAAATGCATTCCTGTGGTGGTGCAAATAATAATTTTCGTGGTGGTAGAAGTAGAGGTTACAATTCAGGTAGAGGTGGTGGTCGTTCTCGTTCTTTCACTGGAAATTATGGTTATCAT ATATTTTTCAAATATGGACATTCAGCTGCGGAGTGTCGTCATAGGAGAAATTTTTCTTATCAGGGACATGTTGCTCCTCAAAATCTCTCTGCAATGATGCCTTATGGTCCTTATAGTGCTGGTATTCTTGGAGAGAATCCTTGGTACTTTGACGTTGGTGCTACAAATCCTTTGACTTCAAACATGAACAACTTGCATATGTCTGCTCCTTAA